Proteins from one Juglans microcarpa x Juglans regia isolate MS1-56 chromosome 6S, Jm3101_v1.0, whole genome shotgun sequence genomic window:
- the LOC121236393 gene encoding nicotinamide/nicotinic acid mononucleotide adenylyltransferase isoform X2 has product MVKVISPRSSPSHARSGSESPALFCRGISLCLSLSLRVGVMDIPLPFSKLALGPSDQDDSPGTTAKEKINVALVATGSFNPPTYMHLRMFELARDALSAEGYCVIGGYMSPVNDAYKKQGLLSAEHRVQMCRLACKSSEFIMVDPWEASQSTFQRTLNVLSRVKGTISESGLLPRESLKVMLVCGSDLLHSFSIPGVWIPDQVRTICRDYGVVCIRREGQDVEKIISNDEILNEYRNNIKVVDELIPNQISSTRVRDCISRGLSIKYLSADEVIDYIRQNHLFLN; this is encoded by the exons ATGGTAAAG GTGATCAGTCCTCGGTCATCTCCGTCCCACGCTCGATCAGGTTCAGAGAGTCCTGCGTTGTTTTGCCGCGgaatctctctctgtctctccctctctctgcgGGTTG GTGTCATGGATATCCCATTGCCTTTCTCTAAACTAGCGTTAGGGCCAAGCGATCAGGACGATTCGCCAGGAACCACAGCCAA GGAGAAGATAAATGTAGCTCTAGTGGCGACCGGAAGCTTCAATCCTCCGACATATATGCATTTACGCATGTTTG AGCTGGCAAGAGATGCTTTGAGTGCAGAAGGCTATTGTGTTATTGGAGGTTATATGTCACCCGTTAATGATGCATACAAAAAACAG GGCCTTCTATCTGCTGAACATCGGGTACAGATGTGTCGTCTAGCCTGCAAAAGTTCTGAATTTATAATGGTTGATCCATGGGAG GCAAGCCAAAGTACCTTCCAACGCACTTTAAACGTTTTATCTAGAGTTAAGGGTACTATAAGTGAGAGTGGGCTTCTACCCAGAG AATCCCTCAAGGTTATGCTTGTCTGTGGTTCTGATCTGCTCCATTCTTTTAGCATTCCTGGAGTCTGGATCCCTGATCAG GTCAGGACCATATGCAGAGATTATGGTGTGGTCTGCATTCGCAGGGAAGGACAAGatgttgagaaaattatatccaatgatgaaattttgaatgaataCAGG AATAACATTAAGGTCGTGGATGAGCTTATACCAAATCAAATCAGCTCAACAAGAGTAAG GGACTGCATTTCCAGAGGGTTGTCGATAAAATATCTTTCTGCTGACGAAGTGATTGATTATATTAGACAAAATCATTTGTTCTTGAACTGA
- the LOC121237913 gene encoding NAD-dependent protein deacetylase SRT1-like, with the protein MSLGYAEKLSYIEDVGKVGMAEYFDSPYILQEKVGFLYLILEKSKHLVVFTGAGISTSCGIPDFRGPKGIWTLQREGQALPEASLPFHRAMPSLTHIALVELEKAGILKFLISQNVDGLHLWSGIPREKLAELHGNSFMEACPSCGVEYLRDFELETIGLKETSRRCSDAKCGAKLKDTVLDWEDALPSKEMDPAEKHCRMADVVLCLGASLQITPACNLPLKSLRGGGKIVIVNLQKTPKDKKASLVIHGCVDKVIAGVMDSLNLQIPPFVRIDLFHVILTQALSIDKKYVNWTLQVASVHGHRAPLPFIKSVEVSFLDKHDYKAAILHMQPLWLKRRTMRTRSFELLLKLNFSNGCGCQSAEINIPVDFKVSTDCFNSEKDAILKKLRDTAIRDLCCGLNAVIERKATLTLKSEVTVYAIVTNIVQYNKTSKGSADSVSNSDVKRRKESVNGTGTSKKWSQGRKRKFRY; encoded by the exons ATGTCTCTGGGCTATGCAGAGAAGCTTTCGTACATAGAAGATGTGGGAAAAGTTGGAATGGCGGAATATTTCGACTCGCCTTACATTTTGCAAGAAAAAGTGgg TTTTCTGTACTTAATCCTGGAGAAA AGTAAGCATCTGGTGGTGTTTACAGGTGCAGGAATATCAACTTCTTGTGGTATACCTGATTTCCGAGGCCCCAAAGGAATATGGACACTTCAg CGTGAAGGTCAAGCCTTGCCTGAAGCATCATTGCCTTTTCACCGTGCAATGCCTAGCCTGACTCATATAGCATTGGTTGAACTAGAGAAGGCTGGTATTTTGAAGTTTCTTATTAGTCAG aaTGTTGATGGCCTCCATCTTTGGTCCGGGATTCCAAGGGAGAAACTTGCTGAATTGCATGGAAATTCCTTTATGGAAGCTTGCCCTTCCTGTGGAGTCGA GTACTTGCGGGACTTTGAGTTGGAAACTATTGGTTTGAAGGAGACATCAAGACGTTGTTCTGATGCAAAATGTGGAGCAAAACTTAAGGATACGGTTCTTGACTGGGAG gatGCCTTACCCTCGAAGGAGATGGATCCTGCTGAGAAGCACTGCAGGATGGCTGATGTTGTATTATGTTTGGGGGCGAG TTTGCAAATAACTCCAGCATGTAACCTTCCTCTTAAATCACTCCGTGGTGGGGGAAAGATTGTCATTGTGAATCTTCAG AAAACCCCAAAGGACAAGAAAGCAAGTTTGGTGATCCACGGGTGTGTAGATAAG GTTATTGCAGGTGTCATGGACTCACTTAACCTGCAGATTCCGCCATTTGTCAGGATTGATCTTTTCCATGTCATTCTAACTCAAGCCTTGAGTATAG ataaaaaatatgtgaactGGACCCTCCAAGTAGCAAGTGTACACGGACACAGAGCCCCACTGCCATTCATCAAATCTGTTGAG GTTTCCTTCTTGGACAAGCATGATTATAAAGCAGCTATTCTACATATGCAACCACTTTGGTTAAAAAG GAGAACCATGCGGACAAGATCATTTGAATTGCTTTTAAAACTCAACTTCAGTAATGGTTGTGGCTGTCAGTCCGCTGAAATTAATATCCCTGTTGACTTTAAG GTTTCAACTGATTGTTTTAACAGTGAGAAAGATGCCATACTTAAGAAGCTTAGAGACACAGCAATTCGTGATTTATGCTGTGGACTGAATGCAGTTATTGAGAGGAAGGCCACCTTGACcctgaaaagtgaggttactgTCTATGCCATTGTGACAAACATTGTTCAATACAATAAAACCTCCAAAGGTTCAGCAGATTCTGTCAGTAACAGCGATGTTAAAAGGCGAAAAGAAAGTGTAAACGGTACTGGAACATCTAAGAAGTGGTCACAAGGTCGTAAGCGCAAATTTAGATATTAG
- the LOC121236393 gene encoding nicotinamide/nicotinic acid mononucleotide adenylyltransferase isoform X3: protein MDIPLPFSKLALGPSDQDDSPGTTAKEKINVALVATGSFNPPTYMHLRMFELARDALSAEGYCVIGGYMSPVNDAYKKQGLLSAEHRVQMCRLACKSSEFIMVDPWEASQSTFQRTLNVLSRVKGTISESGLLPRESLKVMLVCGSDLLHSFSIPGVWIPDQVRTICRDYGVVCIRREGQDVEKIISNDEILNEYRNNIKVVDELIPNQISSTRVRDCISRGLSIKYLSADEVIDYIRQNHLFLN, encoded by the exons ATGGATATCCCATTGCCTTTCTCTAAACTAGCGTTAGGGCCAAGCGATCAGGACGATTCGCCAGGAACCACAGCCAA GGAGAAGATAAATGTAGCTCTAGTGGCGACCGGAAGCTTCAATCCTCCGACATATATGCATTTACGCATGTTTG AGCTGGCAAGAGATGCTTTGAGTGCAGAAGGCTATTGTGTTATTGGAGGTTATATGTCACCCGTTAATGATGCATACAAAAAACAG GGCCTTCTATCTGCTGAACATCGGGTACAGATGTGTCGTCTAGCCTGCAAAAGTTCTGAATTTATAATGGTTGATCCATGGGAG GCAAGCCAAAGTACCTTCCAACGCACTTTAAACGTTTTATCTAGAGTTAAGGGTACTATAAGTGAGAGTGGGCTTCTACCCAGAG AATCCCTCAAGGTTATGCTTGTCTGTGGTTCTGATCTGCTCCATTCTTTTAGCATTCCTGGAGTCTGGATCCCTGATCAG GTCAGGACCATATGCAGAGATTATGGTGTGGTCTGCATTCGCAGGGAAGGACAAGatgttgagaaaattatatccaatgatgaaattttgaatgaataCAGG AATAACATTAAGGTCGTGGATGAGCTTATACCAAATCAAATCAGCTCAACAAGAGTAAG GGACTGCATTTCCAGAGGGTTGTCGATAAAATATCTTTCTGCTGACGAAGTGATTGATTATATTAGACAAAATCATTTGTTCTTGAACTGA
- the LOC121236714 gene encoding early nodulin-like protein 1: protein MALIPSETKLVVPFVYHVIFTTIFCIALAAVSASSFQFQVGGERGWIKPSGNETLTNYDKWATNNRFHVGDTLYFRYRPNDSVLAVNYTDYKNCIVFNPISKFSDGNTLLRIDRYGFFYFISGQPGHCKAGQKLVIRVMVQSSQVAKTPRTAPSPKGNNGDSGDDDGWDYFNWGPPSLNSTIKRSNSTASCFLTFLGGVLVILSLFIV, encoded by the exons ATGGCTTTAATTCCTTCAGAAACGAAACTAGTAGTACCCTTCGTCTATCATGTCATTTTTACTACAATATTTTGTATCGCTTTGGCTGCTGTATCTGCGTCGTCGTTTCAGTTCCAAGTTGGTGGTGAGAGAGGTTGGATCAAGCCTTCTGGAAATGAGACACTGACTAATTACGACAAATGGGCAACAAATAATAGATTCCATGTTGGAGATACTCTTT ATTTCAGGTACCGGCCGAATGACTCAGTATTGGCAGTGAACTACACAGATTACAAAAACTGCATTGTGTTCAatccaatttcaaaattttcagatGGAAATACACTATTACGGATTGATCGATACGGGTTTTTCTACTTCATCAGTGGGCAGCCTGGTCACTGCAAAGCAGGTCAGAAACTTGTTATCCGTGTAATGGTGCAGTCCTCCCAAGTTGCAAAGACCCCAAGAACTGCACCTTCACCTAAAGGAAATAATGGTGATTCTGGCGACGATGATGGTTGGGATTATTTCAACTGGGGGCCGCCTTCGCTGAATTCTACCATCAAGCGGTCTAATAGTACTGCATCatgctttttaacttttcttggGGGCGTGTTGGTTATTCTCTCTTTGTTCATCGTGTAG
- the LOC121236927 gene encoding LOW QUALITY PROTEIN: poly(A)-specific ribonuclease PARN (The sequence of the model RefSeq protein was modified relative to this genomic sequence to represent the inferred CDS: inserted 1 base in 1 codon), which produces MKYKHHRARMALSRALSLPFSTTSTSAQPPQSAPFHLKHVTKSNFASALADLRRLVRSADFVAIDLEMTGVTSXPWRDSFEFDRSDVRYLKVKDSAEKFAVIQFGVCPFSWDPSNHCFLSHPHNFYVFPRQELPVDGPSYEFLCQTTSIDFLARYQFDFNACIHEGISYLSRGQEDDALRQLNMAYEDELSYTWCSSKEVNDKSLNRMADVLFTERIKIRFSEWCDGLLWDRSGGFPLQWTSDNAKQQFKTIFFKMRPALNLTGFTSHQLRLIKLVINKHFKDLTYIRVNGENNCSQVLVVYTETKDDRDFIMKEVKDEHLRGEENKIKAAIGFRHVIDLLSSEKKLIVGHNCFLDIAHVYSKFLGPLPLTTEEFVSSVNKYFPHIIDTKIVLNTNFLLQQRMRKPRTSLSAAFASLCPQIALSSKSTGLALQQCVQVEVQVDDLRSSNWNSGAKHEAGYDAFMTGCIFAQACSHLGIDFKLHLPSENLAHNEKLHKYINRLYLSWTNGDIIDFSTGNKITEPLGTMNFKKQYPKILFENIILIWGFPSKLKAREIRECISKVFGPTSVTSVYHLDETAVFVQFSKAGFVSDFLVLKETLETSDSLIFVLHPLAKLLEGGNTCAATYEIYKEICSSPISKVLFADQAEAVGIKSKTEVVETKVAVQSQEHEKFSEENEVNNVPKSAEKSKQGMVHNVKEVILSGRYKITDSLYTAEGNQIRANNM; this is translated from the exons ATGAAGTACAAGCACCACCGTGCAAGGATGGCGCTCTCACGGGCTCTGAGCCTCCCTTTCTCCACCACCTCAACCTCTGCCCAACCGCCGCAATCCGCCCCCTTCCATCTCAAGCATGTCACCAAGTCCAACTTCGCCTCGGCCCTGGCAGACCTTCGCCGCCTTGTCCGATCCGCCGACTTCGTCGCCATCGACCTCGAAATGACTGGCGTCACTA GCCCCTGGCGTGATTCCTTCGAGTTTGACCGCTCCGACGTGCGGTATCTCAAAGTTAAGGACTCCGCCGAGAAGTTCGCCGTCATCCAGTTCGGCGTCTGCCCTTTCAGCTGGGACCCTTCCAATCACTGCTTCCTTTCTCATCC GCACAATTTCTACGTGTTTCCTCGTCAGGAGCTTCCGGTAGATGGCCCCTCTTACGAGTTCCTCTGCCAGACGACATCAATTGATTTCTTAGCTAGATACCAGTTTGATTTTAACGCATGCATACATGAAG GAATATCTTATTTATCCAGAGGACAAGAAGACGATGCATTGAGACAACTGAATATGGCATATGAGGATGAGTTATCATATACATGGTGCAGCTCGAAAGAAGTTAATGACAAATCGTTAAACCGCATGGCTGATGTTCTGTTCACTGAACGAATCAAGATCAGGTTCAGTGAATGGTGTGATGGGTTGTTATGGGATAGAAGTGGGGGGTTCCCACTTCAGTGGACCTCAGATAATGCAAAGCAACAATTTAAAACCATTTTCTTTAAGATGCGTCCAGCTCTTAATCTGACCGGGTTTACTTCTCATCAGCTTAGGCTAATTAAATTG GTCATTAACAAGCACTTCAAAGATCTTACTTATATTCGTGTGAATGGTGAAAACAACTGTTCACAGGTGCTGGTAGTGTATACAGAAACCAAGGATGATAGGGACTTCATTATG AAAGAGGTAAAAGATGAGCATCTCCGAGgagaagagaataaaatcaaagCTGCAATTGGGTTTCGTCATGTCATTGACCTCCTTTCCTCAGAGAAGAAGTTGATTGTTGGTCACAATTGCTTTCTGG ATATTGCACATGTATACAGCAAATTCTTAGGTCCTCTTCCTTTGACTACTGAAGAATTTGTCTCCTCTGTTAATAAGTACTTTCCTCACATTATTGACACAAAAATAGTCTTGAATACCAATTTTTTACTCCAACAACGGATGAGAAAGCCCAGGACATCGCTATCCGCAGCTTTTGCCTCTTTGTGTCCACAAATTGCTCTTAGTTCTAAAAGCACAGGGCTGGCTTTACAACAATGTGTGCAGGTGGAGGTTCAAGTGGATGATTTGAG GTCATCCAACTGGAACTCTGGAGCCAAGCATGAAGCTGGTTATGATGCTTTTATGACAGGATGTATCTTTGCCCAGGCCTGCAGTCATCTAGGCATTGATTTTAAACTCCATTTGCCCTCTGAAAATTTAGCTCACAATGAAAAGCTCCATAAATATATCAACCGTCTGTATCTCAGTTGGACCAATGGAGACATTATTGATTTTAGTACTGGAAACAAGATTACAGAGCCTTTGGGTACCATGAACTTCAAAAAGCAGTACCCCAAGATTCTGTTTGAGAACATCATTCTAATCTGGGGATTCCCATCCAAGCTCAAGGCAAGGGAGATAAGAGAATGCATCTCTAAAGTCTTCGGCCCAACCTCTGTGACTTCTGTCTATCACTTGGATGAGACTGCAGTGTTTGTTCAGTTCAGCAAAGCAGGGTTTGTCTCTGACTTTCTGGTTCTGAAGGAAACTTTGGAGACAAGTGATAGTCTAATCTTCGTTTTGCATCCTCTTGCAAAACTGTTGGAAGGTGGAAACACTTGTGCTGCTACTTATGAAATCTATAAAGAGATTTGCAGCTCACCCATTTCGAAAGTCTTGTTTGCAGATCAGGCAGAGGCGGTCGGTATTAAATCAAAGACTGAAGTGGTAGAAACGAAAGTAGCAGTACAGAGCCAAGAACATGAAAAATTCAGCgaagaaaatgaagtaaatAATGTTCCTAAATCGGCTGAAAAGTCCAAGCAAGGGATGGTACACAATGTGAAGGAAGTCATCTTGTCTGGCCGTTACAAGATCACAGATTCCTTATATACGGCAGAAGGCAATCAGATTAGAGCTAATAACATGTGA
- the LOC121237828 gene encoding nudix hydrolase 10-like: MSVPAQVCENGIEHVELLPATNDDHGGIIVEMKEAMDSEVFVTLLRASVSEWRRQGKKGVWIKLPIGLASLVEPTVKEGFWYHHAEPKYLMLVYWIPETTCTIPANASNRAVIGAIVLNDKRELLVVQEKSGKFQGTGVWKIPTGVVDEGENVFEAATREVKEETGIDTKFLEVLAVRHLHKTLFEKSDLLFICMMRPLSLDIQKQEIEIEAAQWMPFQDFAAQPFVQKHQLFKYIIDLCLAKLHGDYRGFSPLPITSTFNNSTSYLYLNSRDLKYSEQFLNSF; encoded by the exons ATGTCAGTTCCAGCACAGGTGTGTGAAAATGGAATTGAGCATGTTGAACTGCTTCCGGCGACCAACGATGACCATGGAGGGATCATTGTGGAGATGAAGGAGGCCATGGACTCCGAGGTCTTTGTTACTTTGCTTAGAGCTTCTGTCTCTGAGTGGAGGCGACAG GGCAAGAAGGGTGTCTGGATTAAACTGCCCATTGGTCTAGCAAGTCTGGTGGAACCTACAGTGAAG GAGGGATTTTGGTACCACCATGCCGAGCCAAAATACCTGATGTTGGTTTACTGGATTCCTGAAACCACATGTACAATTCCTGCAAATGCTTCAAACCGTGCAGTTATTGGTGCTATCGTCTTGAATGATAAAAGAGAG TTGCTTGTTGTTCAGGAAAAGAGTGGTAAATTCCAAGGAACGGGTGTGTGGAAAATTCCTACTGGGGTTGTGGATGAA GGTGAGAATGTTTTTGAGGCAGCCACAAGAGAAGTAAAAGAGGAAACTGGA ATTGATACAAAGTTCCTGGAGGTACTAGCAGTCAG GCATTTACACAAGACATTATTTGAGAAGTCagatctattatttatttgcaTGATGCGTCCTCTATCGCTTGACATCCAGAAGCAAGAAATAGAGATTGAGGCAGCCCAG tGGATGCCATTTCAGGACTTTGCAGCTCAACCTTTTGTCCAGAAGCACCAGCTTTTCAAGTACATTATTGACCTATGCTTGGCAAAGCTACATGGTGACTACAGAGGATTCTCACCGCTGCCTATAACGTCAACTTTCAACAACAGTAcgagttatttatatttgaacAGCCGGGATCTGAAGTATTCTGAACAATTTCTCAATTCCTTCTGA
- the LOC121236393 gene encoding nicotinamide/nicotinic acid mononucleotide adenylyltransferase isoform X1 yields the protein MCADSPSSNPSQIKGDQSSVISVPRSIRFRESCVVLPRNLSLSLPLSAGVMDIPLPFSKLALGPSDQDDSPGTTAKEKINVALVATGSFNPPTYMHLRMFELARDALSAEGYCVIGGYMSPVNDAYKKQGLLSAEHRVQMCRLACKSSEFIMVDPWEASQSTFQRTLNVLSRVKGTISESGLLPRESLKVMLVCGSDLLHSFSIPGVWIPDQVRTICRDYGVVCIRREGQDVEKIISNDEILNEYRNNIKVVDELIPNQISSTRVRDCISRGLSIKYLSADEVIDYIRQNHLFLN from the exons ATGTGCGCAGACTCACCTTCTTCTAATCCTTCACAAATAAAAG GTGATCAGTCCTCGGTCATCTCCGTCCCACGCTCGATCAGGTTCAGAGAGTCCTGCGTTGTTTTGCCGCGgaatctctctctgtctctccctctctctgcgG GTGTCATGGATATCCCATTGCCTTTCTCTAAACTAGCGTTAGGGCCAAGCGATCAGGACGATTCGCCAGGAACCACAGCCAA GGAGAAGATAAATGTAGCTCTAGTGGCGACCGGAAGCTTCAATCCTCCGACATATATGCATTTACGCATGTTTG AGCTGGCAAGAGATGCTTTGAGTGCAGAAGGCTATTGTGTTATTGGAGGTTATATGTCACCCGTTAATGATGCATACAAAAAACAG GGCCTTCTATCTGCTGAACATCGGGTACAGATGTGTCGTCTAGCCTGCAAAAGTTCTGAATTTATAATGGTTGATCCATGGGAG GCAAGCCAAAGTACCTTCCAACGCACTTTAAACGTTTTATCTAGAGTTAAGGGTACTATAAGTGAGAGTGGGCTTCTACCCAGAG AATCCCTCAAGGTTATGCTTGTCTGTGGTTCTGATCTGCTCCATTCTTTTAGCATTCCTGGAGTCTGGATCCCTGATCAG GTCAGGACCATATGCAGAGATTATGGTGTGGTCTGCATTCGCAGGGAAGGACAAGatgttgagaaaattatatccaatgatgaaattttgaatgaataCAGG AATAACATTAAGGTCGTGGATGAGCTTATACCAAATCAAATCAGCTCAACAAGAGTAAG GGACTGCATTTCCAGAGGGTTGTCGATAAAATATCTTTCTGCTGACGAAGTGATTGATTATATTAGACAAAATCATTTGTTCTTGAACTGA